Genomic window (Enterobacteriaceae bacterium 4M9):
AAGCGGTATCGCCTACGGCAGCGACGGTACCATTATTATGAAAGACGTTCGCCCGGATGTCTCAATACCAAAAAATACCCTGATTGACCTCACCAACGAACAGGCCAGGCAGGGCTGGGAATACTCCATCAAGGACTATATCCCGAAAAACATCGTTCTTCCGGTGCTTCTCAATCCCCACATCTTGCTTGAAAACGAGCGGGTACGTGACTTCTTCTCCCCTCCGGTTGCAGAACGGCTCTACCTGCGCATTCATGCCATTAAGCGCGAGATGAGCATCATCGATTTCAAACCGATCCATAGCTACAAAACGCCGGCCTACCGACTCTATTTCGAGTTTCGTCACGAGATATTTACCGCACTGCGTAATGCGGTCGGGGAGGACATTGGCTTTGCCCCACCGCTGCCAGCTTGTTTTGACAGCGTAGAGGAAAAAGATTTCGAACGCTTTGTCTGGTACTTCTGTGAAGATCGCGAGTCCGGTGAAGCCCATAACTATTTTGCCAACGGAGGTGTGTTCTGATGAATACCGAAGCTATTGCGTCATTAGACGATCTCGATCCGGCTTACCCGGTTCCTGCGGTTTACTCTTTCCTCTCCCAGCCGGAAAACCATGCCTTTCTGGACTACGTCTATAAAGATCCTTTTGGCTGCCATGTTTTCCCTGGTGATATCAAGAACTATCCGCTTGAGTCGTTCTTTGCCGATATGGAACACGACATCCGGGAAGCGAAGCAGATTCATCTTTGGGCCTATATACCAACCTGTCGCTACCGCTGCCACTTCTGCCAGTATCCGACGGTGATCCTGAACCCTAAATCACCTTCAGCCGAAGGTGTATTCCGCGATTTGGTGGACTACAACATCAAAGAAGCGAAGATGTGGCTGGAAAAAGTACCGAGCCTGTCAAAAGCAGTGATTGGTGAATTCAACATCTTCGGTGGCACGCCTTCTCTGCTCCCGGGGCCGGAACTGCGTCGGCTGATGGACTTCTATTACACGCACTTTAATTTCTCTACTGCCACGCTTCGCTTTGAAGGTGAGCCGGGGACATTAAATCACGAATACATCGGCATTTTGAAAGCGCTGGGCTTTAGCAAAATCAGCTTCGGCACCCAATCCTTTAACGACGCCATCATTGCCGCCTGCGGCCGCCAGCACACAGCTGACGAATGTGAAAAAACCATTCACAGCGCCCGGGAACAGGGCATCGACTGGGTCAGCGTCGATCTCATCTACGGCATGCTGGGCCAGACGGTAGATGACGTGAAGTACGACATGGAACGCACCCTTGAACTAGACCTTTCGCACGTGGTCTGCACCAAGCTGCACACGGAAGAGTTTATGAAAATGCGCACCGGCGTTTCCGGTGAACGCGAAAGCCTTTGGCAGAAGAAAAGGCTTATCAACATGAACAGCATGAGCTTCCCCGGACTTGGCAAGCAATACCAAATGCGCGAGTTGGTCGAGAAATACCTTAATGAGGGGTATCGCGAACACCCTACGATGTATTTCCATCAGAACCACCTGGAAGCTGAAAAGTGGAAGGGTTTGATTACCGACCTCGATAAACAGTATCCCGAGGTAGCCATTGGCCTGGGCGGTAGTTCGAAATGCACTCACGCTGAAGCCATTAATATCACTGGCTATAAGCAATATAAACAGTACCTGGATGAAGGTCGCCTGCCTATCGAAGAAAGTCACGGTATCTCACCAGAACAGTGTGAAGTCAACGCCTTCAAAATGGCGCTTTCCACACTGCTCCCGGTTGACGACGCCGTTTTCTCAACACGTTTTAGTGGTAAAAGCTTCTTTGAAAACAGAATTATCAGGCAGGCGCTTGAAAAACTGCAGGCAAAAGATCTC
Coding sequences:
- a CDS encoding radical SAM protein gives rise to the protein MNTEAIASLDDLDPAYPVPAVYSFLSQPENHAFLDYVYKDPFGCHVFPGDIKNYPLESFFADMEHDIREAKQIHLWAYIPTCRYRCHFCQYPTVILNPKSPSAEGVFRDLVDYNIKEAKMWLEKVPSLSKAVIGEFNIFGGTPSLLPGPELRRLMDFYYTHFNFSTATLRFEGEPGTLNHEYIGILKALGFSKISFGTQSFNDAIIAACGRQHTADECEKTIHSAREQGIDWVSVDLIYGMLGQTVDDVKYDMERTLELDLSHVVCTKLHTEEFMKMRTGVSGERESLWQKKRLINMNSMSFPGLGKQYQMRELVEKYLNEGYREHPTMYFHQNHLEAEKWKGLITDLDKQYPEVAIGLGGSSKCTHAEAINITGYKQYKQYLDEGRLPIEESHGISPEQCEVNAFKMALSTLLPVDDAVFSTRFSGKSFFENRIIRQALEKLQAKDLVVIKQGMVTLTPIGVTLVEAIINTQFTSANAEQE